GCGGCGCTCGTTTATATATTATCAATACAGCCGACGCCCGACAGGCCTAGCTCAGAAGCCACGGGACGAAGAGCAACCCGAGCAGGCTCAGGATCATCGTTGCGCTTATCGCCGTCGTCACCGCGCCGACGGCCCTCGCGCTGGCCTCGCCCGGCAGCCGTGCGGCCGTTGTCTCGACGCAGGCGTTGAGGATGTGGCCGCCGTCGAGGGGGTACGACGGGATGCAGTTGAAGATACCGAGGTTGATGTTGACCCACCCGGTCCAAAACAGGATGTTCACGAGCGTAAAGACGGTGCCCGCGCCGAGCGGCCCCGACACCGCATAGAAGTTCGTCACGGCGCCGTTAAAACCCGCGAAGTTGTATCCGACGTTCGGGTCGACGGTGTTCAGGAAGGGCAACACGAGCGCGCCGAACGTCCGCGTCACGAACGACGTCACGGGAGCCTCGCCCGGCCCGTTCCCGCCGAGCATGGCGTGGTACCGATCGGCGGGGTAGGTGTCGATGCCGAAGTCGTCGACGACGACGCCGCTCGTCCCCGCCTGGATGCCACCGACGCCGAGGAACCCGTGATCCGCCTCGGGGTGGTCGTCGAGCGTGACCGCGTAGACGTTGCGCTCACCGCTCCAGGGGTCGTCGCCGTCGCCGTGGTAGGTGACGACCTCGACTGTCTGCCCGGGATCGGTTTCCTCGAGGACGGCCGACAGCGCCGCGGGATCGGGGGTCGGCTCCCCGCCGATGCTGTGGACGACGAGCGGCGTGTCTGGCGCGCCCGCCTCTCCGAGCGGCTGCTCTGTCGACACCGTGCTGACGAAGGTCCCGACTGGGAACCGGACGGTTCGCGTCTCCTCGTCGTCGCCCGCGAGGCGCAACTCGGCGACTTCGACCCCCGATAGCGCCGACTCGAACCCGGATTCGGTGTAGACGGCCTCGCCGTCGACGTGGGTGAGTTCGGTGCCCGTCCCGATCGGCCCGTCGACGACCGCGCGGGTGGCGATGAGGCTCCGCTCGACCGTGACTGGGTCGGCGTCCCGGCGGTCGACGGTGACCTCCCGACCGGCGTCGGCAAGGGCCGCGCCGAACTCCTCGTCGCCGTCGACGGGCTGGCCGTCGACGCCCACGAGCACGTCGCCGCGGTCGATGCCGGCCTCCTCGGCCGCCGATCCGGGAAGGGTGCCGCCGATCGCGACGCCGGGAACGACGGTGACGAGGCTCGCGACGAGGGCGAAAAGCAACGCGAACGAGACCGCAGTCACGAGGAAGTTGTTGGTCACGCCGGCGGCGAACATCCGCGTCCGGCCGCCGCGGTCGGCGGCCGCCTGGCTCTCCTCGTCGGGTTGGACGAACGCGCCCATCGGGACGAACGCCAGCAGTGCCACGCCCATCGACTCGATCTCGATGTCCTCGACGCGACACAGCAGGCCGTGGCCGCCCTCGTGGACCACCAGGCCGACGAGCAGGCCGACGACGATGTCGACCGCGGCCGCCCACGGGAGAAACTGGTTGACGCCGGGGATGACGAGGGCGTCCTGCGGGCGGACGAAGCCGGCCGCCTGCGGCTGTGAGATCGTGCTGACCGCCGACAGCAACACCGCAAAGAACGATCCAACCATGATGACGAGCGCGACCCCGACGCCCAGGTTCCCCCACGCGCGCCAGAGCCGCTTGGGCGAGGCGAGCCACTCGAGGAACGCCCGCCCGCGTTTCGTGTGGATCGTCAGGATCGGCCCGGAGAGCCTGAACGACGACGGCAACAGCCCGCGCGAATCGAGCGCCATCGCGCCGACCGTGTAGACGAGGATCCCGACCAGAATCCAAGACAGCGTGTTCATCGAATGCACGTAGGGTCTCGGCTACTGAAAAGTCGTTCCGTCGGGGCGGCCCGTTCCGAAACCGGGGGTACCGCCGGCACGGGGACGCCGAGGGCCACGCGCCGACGCAGTCGCGTCATTTCTCGCATCGAAGCCGCCGGACGACGAAGGCGTCGTCCATCGCCGCGAGGAACGGCCCGAGACGTGGTCCCTCAGACTCGTCGAGAAAGAGCCGGTAGCCAGCCGAAAAGAACTCCCCGACGTCGAGGTCGTGATCGCGGGCCGTCTCGTAGATCGCTTCCTGGAGGGCCTCCTCGTCGGGCGATTCGTCCGCGACGACGTCGGCGAGGGCCCCGAGAGCGGCCTCGGTGTCGGCGTCGAACTCCGTCTCCGGGAGCGTCTCCGCGAGGCGGTAGTTGAACTCGTTGTCCGTCCGGACCGCCCACGCGCGCGCTTTTTCGACGCGCTCGAGCGCGGCATCGACCGCGGCGTCGCTCGCGTCTTCGGGGAGGTGTCCCGAGCGTCGGGCCATCGTGACGCGCAGGTCGCGGTCGTCTGTCATCCCGAGGACAGCGGCGAACGTGTAGGGGATCCGGATCGGCTGCGTCGTCGCGTCGTCGACGACCATCGGGTAGGCGCGGGCGGCGAGTTCGGCTTCGTCGGCGGTTATTCCGTCGGTTTCACCCTCGAAGTAGGCTCGCTCGAAGCGGTCGAACTCGTCGACGAGGCGGTCGATGCGGCCGACGTCGAAGTCCCGCTGTTTCGTCGGGTTTTTCGTGAAAAAGTACCGCAGGACCTCGACCTCGAGGAGATCGAGCACTTCGGCGACCGTGATGAGGTTGCCGGCCGACGACGAGAGCGCATCGCCGTTGAGCGTGAACCACTCGTAGACCATCGGCACCGGCGGCTCGAAGCCGAACACCTCGCGGGCGACCGTCTCCCCCGAGGGCCACGACCCCTCGGCGTGGTCCTTGCCGAACGGCTCGAAGTCGACGTCGAGGGTCTGCCATTGGGCGGGCCACTCGAAACGCCACGGGAGTTTGCCCTCCCGGACGGTCGCGGTCCCCTCGTGGCCGCAGCCCTCGATGACGTCGTCGCCGGTCTCGACGTCGCGACAGACGTACTCGACGGTCCGCGACTCGAGGTCGACGTCGGTGACCGCCTCGGTGAGGTGGCCGCACGCCGAACACTGCGCGAAGAACGGGACGTAGGCGTCATCGACTTTGTCCTGAAACTCGGAGAGGACCGCCCGGGCGGTGTCGCGGTTCGAGAGGACCGCCTCGACTGCGTCGTCGAAGCGCCCCGACTCGTAGAGTTCGGTGTTAGAGACCATCTCGATCGGCACGCCGACGGCCGCCGCCGAGCGACCGAGCAGTTCGGTGAAGTGCGCGCCGTAGGAGCCACAGCAGCCGAACGGGTCGGGGATGTCGGTGTAGGGCTTGCCGAGGTTCCGGCCGAGCGCCCCGGCGTCGACCTCGCCGAGGCCGACGACGTTCCACTCCAGGTCGGCGAGTTTGCGCGGGAGCTTCCGGAGGCGGTCGCGGTCGTCGGTGGTGAACACCTGCTCGACCTCGTGGCCGCGCTCTCTGAGCGCCTCGGCGACGAAGTAACCGCGCATAATCTCGTTGAAATGACCCAGATGCGGAACGCCCGAGGGCGAGACGCCGCCTTTGATCACGATCGGATCGTCCGGGTCGCGCGATTCGATCTCGTCGGCGACCGAATCGGCCCAGAAGGCGCGGTGCTCGCCGGTCCCGACGTCGTAGAGCTCACTCATTCGGGCGGACCTCCGTCCCGTCGGCGTCGCCCGCGACCGCGTCGGTGACCCGTGAGGGCTCGGAGCCGTCCAGGACGACGGCCCGAAGCCCGGAGCGTTCGATGATCTTCGCGGCGAGCAGGTCGACGGGCGCGTTCGACCCCGCTGTGGTCTCGATAGAGGAGATCACGTCGACGAGCTCGTCCGCGCTCAACTCGTCGTAGCGTTCGGCTCCCGTATCGACGTTCGGATCGGCCGAAAAGACACCGGGGACGCTCGTGGCGTAGACGAGCAAGTCCGCGCCGACCATCTCGGCCAACAGCGCGGCGACGGCGTCGGTCGTGTGGCCGGGGATCGTCCCGCCCATCACGGCGACCTCCCCGCGGCGGAGGGAGGCTCTGGCGGCTTCGTGGGACTCGGCCGGTTCCGGCGTCGCGGAGCTCTCGAGAGCGGCGATCAGGAGCCGGGCGTTCAGCCGCGTCACGTCGATCCCGAGGGCGTCGAGGTCGTACTCGGTCGCCCCGAGGTCGCGGGCGGTTCGGATGTAGCGACGCGCGACCCCGCCGCCGCCGACGACGGCCGCGACCTCGTGGCCCTCGGAGACCAACCCATCGAGGACGTCCGCGTGGGCGTCGACACGGTCGGCCTCGAGGTCGGGAGCGAGGACGCTCCCGCCGATAGAAAGGATGACTCTCATTACCGAACGGTTGCTCTGTTTCGCTCTTAAGAGTTGTCAACCCCTCCGACACCTACAAGCGCCCGCGGCCGAACAGAGGGCGTATGCACACGGCTTCACTGCTCGGCTCGGACGCCGACGCCGCGGCGCCGCGGCTCGCGGACGCGGCCGAGGGTCGGGTCGGGATCGTCCGAAAAGCGACGGAGACCGCAGCCGACGGGGGAAAGACGCTGTCCCGCGCCGCGACGGAGTACGTCGTCGACGACGGCTGGCGCGCGAGCGGCGAGGGGCTTTCGATCCGGGACGCGATCGACCGGCTCGCGCCAGATCACGACTTCGCGTTCGTCCTCGGCGCGCCCGGCGCGCGGCTGCCGGCGCTCGTCGTCGGCGACACGGACGAAACAGTCGAGGGACCGCTCGTCGACACCGGGGGGATCGAAGGCCTCGACGCGGCCGCCGCGGTCGAGGCGATCGAGGCGACAGAGCCCTACGAGACGCTCGAGTCGCTGGTCGCGGCGGTGAAGCGGTCCGAGGAGGCGACGTACTCCGGCGCGATCGCTACGTTCACCGGCCGCGTCCGTGCCAAAGAGGACGAGGACGACGAGCGGACCCACTACCTCGAGTTCGAAAAGTACGACGGGGTCGCCGAGCGCCGGATGGACGCGATCGAGGCGGAACTCGAAGAGCGCGATGGAATCTTGGACGTCCGGCTCCACCACCGGACGGGTCGGGTTCCGGACGGCGAGGACATCGTTTTCGTCGTCGTGTTGGCCGGCCACCGCCGGGAGGCGTTCCGGGCGGTCGAGGACGGCATCGACCGGTTGAAAGAGGAGGTCCCGTTGTTCAAAAAGGAAGTGACCGACGAGGAGACGTTCTGGGTCCACCAGCGGGAGTGAC
The genomic region above belongs to Natronomonas moolapensis 8.8.11 and contains:
- the pyrH gene encoding UMP kinase; protein product: MRVILSIGGSVLAPDLEADRVDAHADVLDGLVSEGHEVAAVVGGGGVARRYIRTARDLGATEYDLDALGIDVTRLNARLLIAALESSATPEPAESHEAARASLRRGEVAVMGGTIPGHTTDAVAALLAEMVGADLLVYATSVPGVFSADPNVDTGAERYDELSADELVDVISSIETTAGSNAPVDLLAAKIIERSGLRAVVLDGSEPSRVTDAVAGDADGTEVRPNE
- a CDS encoding molybdopterin synthase → MHTASLLGSDADAAAPRLADAAEGRVGIVRKATETAADGGKTLSRAATEYVVDDGWRASGEGLSIRDAIDRLAPDHDFAFVLGAPGARLPALVVGDTDETVEGPLVDTGGIEGLDAAAAVEAIEATEPYETLESLVAAVKRSEEATYSGAIATFTGRVRAKEDEDDERTHYLEFEKYDGVAERRMDAIEAELEERDGILDVRLHHRTGRVPDGEDIVFVVVLAGHRREAFRAVEDGIDRLKEEVPLFKKEVTDEETFWVHQRE
- a CDS encoding site-2 protease family protein; amino-acid sequence: MNTLSWILVGILVYTVGAMALDSRGLLPSSFRLSGPILTIHTKRGRAFLEWLASPKRLWRAWGNLGVGVALVIMVGSFFAVLLSAVSTISQPQAAGFVRPQDALVIPGVNQFLPWAAAVDIVVGLLVGLVVHEGGHGLLCRVEDIEIESMGVALLAFVPMGAFVQPDEESQAAADRGGRTRMFAAGVTNNFLVTAVSFALLFALVASLVTVVPGVAIGGTLPGSAAEEAGIDRGDVLVGVDGQPVDGDEEFGAALADAGREVTVDRRDADPVTVERSLIATRAVVDGPIGTGTELTHVDGEAVYTESGFESALSGVEVAELRLAGDDEETRTVRFPVGTFVSTVSTEQPLGEAGAPDTPLVVHSIGGEPTPDPAALSAVLEETDPGQTVEVVTYHGDGDDPWSGERNVYAVTLDDHPEADHGFLGVGGIQAGTSGVVVDDFGIDTYPADRYHAMLGGNGPGEAPVTSFVTRTFGALVLPFLNTVDPNVGYNFAGFNGAVTNFYAVSGPLGAGTVFTLVNILFWTGWVNINLGIFNCIPSYPLDGGHILNACVETTAARLPGEASARAVGAVTTAISATMILSLLGLLFVPWLLS
- the lysS gene encoding lysine--tRNA ligase, with product MSELYDVGTGEHRAFWADSVADEIESRDPDDPIVIKGGVSPSGVPHLGHFNEIMRGYFVAEALRERGHEVEQVFTTDDRDRLRKLPRKLADLEWNVVGLGEVDAGALGRNLGKPYTDIPDPFGCCGSYGAHFTELLGRSAAAVGVPIEMVSNTELYESGRFDDAVEAVLSNRDTARAVLSEFQDKVDDAYVPFFAQCSACGHLTEAVTDVDLESRTVEYVCRDVETGDDVIEGCGHEGTATVREGKLPWRFEWPAQWQTLDVDFEPFGKDHAEGSWPSGETVAREVFGFEPPVPMVYEWFTLNGDALSSSAGNLITVAEVLDLLEVEVLRYFFTKNPTKQRDFDVGRIDRLVDEFDRFERAYFEGETDGITADEAELAARAYPMVVDDATTQPIRIPYTFAAVLGMTDDRDLRVTMARRSGHLPEDASDAAVDAALERVEKARAWAVRTDNEFNYRLAETLPETEFDADTEAALGALADVVADESPDEEALQEAIYETARDHDLDVGEFFSAGYRLFLDESEGPRLGPFLAAMDDAFVVRRLRCEK